A window of the Artemia franciscana chromosome 21, ASM3288406v1, whole genome shotgun sequence genome harbors these coding sequences:
- the LOC136040608 gene encoding uncharacterized protein DDB_G0283697-like — translation MRLQVSLLLLAALAATAWARSGRSSYQYQPQPYRPPSRYPMAYRPSQYQPLRRPSIPRRKQNRVKARIPYKRTTLATTTEAETTTEAETTPETTTTQETTTETMTTEATTTEETTTEEDTTTEETTTEETTTTEETTTAEETTTTEATTTTEDTTTYRPKSYESESYEESDKKYNRGRHHKEYRKKYEDESEEEYDREREHHRERYDKEYRRKEGENYRGKYVSSEERSSYENENYDKKYQKYEAKYDSNEEDEYQKTKYNKSEKYRPKHGSSEETYNSKSHKKYKNKTVKDYETDKPGIYNADRYDDDNYESKKEYEMKKEYKDEKHYESEDESYENTNYSKGKEYEDKHKTRSGYKEDRDSYEKEHRNSDYNHTQNYNNYDSKYSSEEYRGSSYEKNPRYDQRYGNKQYKKEYDENYRMRNNEKGYKGKDYSEGERDGNTKYDDSYEEGRREKNYDENYKMKEHEDYPNRDNRYKKGEYEETEHERSQEQEYKRKEYPDRKYEESKYKRTEYESAEDSESYEKDYKMKEPEYLKKGYDDDKYKKAEYESSGYGEKYNKEEKMKNYRQEYEDYEQSKHKNTEYETSRRGEMDHRMKEYAPKYPSQNYRMVKGGYKKEKNYEGSGDKMENKKEEYQEKKEFDESPKYEKEYRIYGESTNSKSSRYDYTTMKYEAGYSSTKGYKEPPYPEQEDDYGKTYQMKEYKEAQTYSQPYTTPSYGHEYSKNDHKGEYNKKHYESPKGGKEYSSSTYGDTKYGENTYGYDGYNSKVDAAPGEKKYNYSYEVKYADGTIQRKEETRDSTGRVKGSFEVINGNDKGYQQTSYDLPSSSSEKPMSQAKKSEGYENSSDYIDKKYKRDDKVQNEDYNEGRNVYQNATNDRLKNSNEEVREKREDDGSDEKLEIGNNEQPDLKLDEQRTVRNSEKEERHEQKAEMISKSNRENETLLEEKEKGMDSLK, via the exons TTACAAGTATCGTTACTTCTGCTAGCTGCATTAGCAGCAACGGCATGGGCCCGAAGTGGAAGAAGTAGTTATCAATATCAGCCCCAGCCGTACCGACCTCCTAGCCGGTACCCGATGGCATACAGACCAAGTCAATATCAGCCATTACGGAGACCTTCTATTCCAAGACGGAAACAAAATCGAGTAAAGGCTCGTATTCCATACAAGAGAACTACATTGGCTACAACAACAGAGGCAGAGACAACTACTGAAGCTGAAACCACTCCAGAAACTACCACAACCCAAGAAACGACAACCGAGACTATGACCACAGAAGCTACAACAACCGAAGAGACAACCACAGAGGAGGATACTACGACTGAAGAGACTACAACGGAAGAGACCACTACAACGGAAGAGACCACTACAGCCGAGGAGACAACTACAACAGAGGCAACGACAACGACTGAAGACACAACTACATACAGACCCAAGTCTTACGAATCCGAGAGTTACGAAGagtctgacaaaaaatacaacagaGGCAGGCACCAtaaagaatatagaaaaaaatatgaagacgaatCAGAAGAGGAATACGACCGTGAACGAGAACACCACAGAGAAAGGTATGATAAAGAATATAGAAGAAAAGAGGGAGAAAATTACAGAGGAAAATATGTAAGCTCAGAAGAAAGAAGTAGCTATGAGAACGAAAACTATgataaaaaataccaaaagtaTGAAGCAAAGTATGACAGTAACGAAGAAGATGAGTATCAaaaaaccaaatataataaaagcgAAAAATACAGACCAAAGCACGGAAGCTCTGAAGAAACATATAACAGTAAATCTcataaaaagtacaaaaataaaacagtaaaagattATGAAACCGATAAGCCAGGCATATATAATGCGGACAGATATGACGATGACAATTACGAAAGCAAAAAAGAATACGAAATGAAGAAAGAATATAAGGATGAAAAACATTACGAAAGCGAAGATGAAAGCTATGAAAACACAAACTattcaaaaggaaaagaatatGAAGACAAGCATAAGACTAGATCTGGCTACAAAGAAGACAGAGACTCATACGAAAAGGAACACAGAAATTCTGACTACAACCACACGCagaactataataactatgatTCAAAGTACAGTAGCGAAGAATACAGAGGTTCCAGCTATGAGAAAAATCCGAGATACGATCAAAGATACGGTAATAAACAATACAAGAAAGAGTATGACGAAAACTACAGGATGAGAAACAATGAAAAGGGGTATAAAGGCAAAGACTATTCCGAGGGAGAGCGTGACGGTAACACTAAATATGACGACAGCTATGAGGAAGGAAGGCGTGAAAAAAACTATGACGAGAATTATAAAATGAAGGAACATGAAGATTACCCTAATAGGGATAATAGATATAAGAAAGGTGAATATGAGGAAACTGAACATGAAAGGAGTCAAGAACAGgagtataaaagaaaagaatacccTGATAGAAAGTACGAAGAAAGCAAATACAAAAGGACAGAATATGAGAGTGCTGAAGACAGCGAGAGTTATGAAAAAGATTACAAAATGAAAGAGCCAGAATATCTAAAAAAAGGCTATGACGATGATAAATACAAGAAAGCTGAATACGAAAGCTCCGGATACGGAGAGAAGTATAACaaggaggaaaaaatgaaaaattacagGCAAGAATatgaagattatgaacaaaGCAAGCACAAGAACACTGAATATGAAACATCACGTCGTGGAGAAATGGACCACAGAATGAAAGAGTATGCACCGAAATATCCCAGCCAAAATTACAGGATGGTGAAAGGaggctataaaaaagaaaagaattatgAAGGTTCTGGAGATAAAATGGAGAATAAGAAAGAGGAGTACCAAGAGAAGAAAGAATTTGACGAAAGCCctaaatacgaaaaagaataCCGAATTTATGGTGAAAGCACTAACTCAAAATCATCTAGGTACGATTACACAACAATGAAATACGAAGCAGGATATTCTAGTACCAAAGGATATAAAGAACCTCCATACCCAGAACAAGAGGATGATTATGGTAAGACTTACCAAATGAAAGAGTATAAAGAAGCGCAGACTTACAGTCAACCGTACACTACACCTTCTTATGGACACGAATATAGTAAAAATGATCACAAAGGTGAATACAATAAAAAACACTACGAATCACCAAAAGGAGGTAAAGAGTATTCTTCATCTACGTATGGTGACACCAAATATGGGGAAAATACGTATGGATACGATGGGTATAATTCTAAGGTAGATGCGGCACCTGGTGAGAAGAAGTATAATTATTCGTATGAAGTGAAGTATGCCGATGGTACTATTCAGAGGAAAGAAGAAACAAGAGATTCGACTGGAAGAGTTAAAGGATCTTTTGag GTCATAAATGGCAATGATAAAGGATATCAACAGACGAGTTATGATCTGCCAAGTTCAAGCTCTGAAAAACCAATGTCTCAAGCCAAAAAATCAGAAGGTTACGAAAACTCATCTGATTATATTgataagaaatataaaagagATGATAAAGTGCAAAATGAAGATTATAACGAAGGCAGAAATGTTTATCAAAATGCTACGAACGATAGATTAAAAAACTCAAATGAAGAGGTgagggagaaaagagaagatgATGGAAGTgatgaaaaactagaaataggAAACAACGAACAACCTGATTTAAAATTGGATGAACAAAGGACTGTTAGAAACagcgaaaaagaagaaaggcaTGAACAGAAGGCGGAGATGATAAGTAAAAGTAACCGAGAAAACGAAACActattagaagaaaaagaaaagggaatGGATTCCCTCaaatag